One Bufo gargarizans isolate SCDJY-AF-19 chromosome 3, ASM1485885v1, whole genome shotgun sequence DNA segment encodes these proteins:
- the LOC122932208 gene encoding NADH dehydrogenase [ubiquinone] 1 subunit C2-like: MGWIPDEARVLPPPSLVNRGSLYFGFLGYLSSIVHNAINQYPVLKAGVHRQILFTTIGVFVGYHLTKYENYKYAKRDREMFDYIRRHPEILPHKEPRSMAEVYEKFYPIR; the protein is encoded by the exons ATGGGGTGGATTCCGGACGAGGCTCGGGTGTTACCGCCGCCCTCGCTGGTGAACAGGGGCTCGTTGTACTTCGGCTTCCTCGGCTACCTGTCCTCCATCGTCCACAACGCCATCAATCAGTACCCGGTGCTGAAGGCGG GTGTTCACCGCCAGATCCTCTTCACCACCATCGGGGTGTTTGTCGGCTATCACCTGACCAAGTACGAGAACTACAAATACGCTAAGCGGGATCGTGAAATGTTTGACTACATCAGGCGGCATCCGGAGATCCTGCCACATAAGG AACCTAGAAGCATGGCGGAAGTCTACGAGAAATTTTATCCTATTCGCTAA